One part of the Solidesulfovibrio sp. genome encodes these proteins:
- a CDS encoding chloride channel protein encodes MDSPPPPARRQPSLFRRPRLYWRRLRRRLTGLGLMRWLGLGVVAGLGSGILACLFYLGLEYLTALLQVRLAGLSLPHPAGESLLHVLPGPYRPWLIPVFTTAVGLGTGLLVTRFIPEAMDGATDGTDAMIRAFHQKAGVIRPLVPLLKGATAVATIASGGSAGQEGPISQLGAGLGSFLGRLLHLTARQRRILLLAGAAGGLGAIFRAPLGGAITAVEVLYAEDFEAEALLPAVVSAVVAHTLFSFFFGHDAILDTPSYVFDNPLELPFYLVLALVVSLGARVFIRTFFFFKFRVFGRLRQRFGLTLPMVVGGLGMGLLGMRYPQFLSGGYGWLELSINGQLGLGFLAGLFCGKVLATSLTVGSGMSGGMFAPALFLGGSAGGMVGQVGHLLAPGIVSQPGGYTLVGMATFFAGVAHAPIGPLIMVSEITQGYGLLAPLMLCSAVALVLCDDLHLYENQVRNKFASPAHAADATNNILEAVPVSSVFTPGRATILEERVTLKALAHIISATSALVFPVKNEAGKLTGILALQDVRGVVFESSLHELVLVKELMRPAVVVHPDMSLYDALMLFIETDLSQLPVVDAQRPDTVQGMLGRQHVFTAYSATLRHLKQEA; translated from the coding sequence ATGGACAGTCCCCCGCCGCCAGCCCGTCGCCAGCCCTCGCTTTTCCGCCGCCCGCGCCTGTACTGGAGACGCCTGCGGCGCCGCCTGACCGGCCTTGGCCTCATGCGCTGGCTGGGGCTGGGCGTGGTGGCCGGCCTGGGTTCGGGCATCCTGGCCTGCCTGTTCTACCTGGGCCTGGAATACCTGACCGCCCTGCTCCAGGTCCGCCTGGCCGGCCTGAGCCTGCCCCATCCGGCCGGGGAATCCCTGCTCCACGTCCTGCCCGGCCCCTACCGCCCCTGGCTCATCCCGGTCTTCACCACCGCCGTGGGCCTCGGCACCGGCCTGCTCGTCACCCGGTTCATCCCCGAGGCCATGGACGGGGCCACCGACGGCACCGACGCCATGATCCGGGCGTTCCATCAAAAGGCCGGCGTCATCCGGCCCCTGGTGCCCCTGCTCAAGGGGGCCACGGCCGTCGCCACCATCGCCTCGGGCGGCAGCGCCGGCCAGGAAGGCCCCATCTCCCAGCTCGGCGCGGGCCTGGGCTCCTTTCTCGGCCGGCTGCTCCACCTGACGGCCCGCCAGCGGCGCATCCTGCTGCTGGCCGGCGCGGCCGGGGGTCTCGGCGCCATTTTCCGCGCCCCCCTGGGCGGGGCCATCACCGCCGTGGAGGTACTCTACGCCGAGGATTTCGAGGCCGAGGCCCTGCTGCCGGCCGTGGTCTCGGCCGTGGTGGCCCATACCCTGTTCTCGTTTTTTTTCGGCCACGACGCCATCCTGGACACCCCCAGCTACGTCTTCGACAACCCCCTGGAACTGCCCTTCTACCTCGTTTTGGCCCTGGTGGTATCTCTTGGGGCCAGGGTGTTCATCCGCACGTTCTTTTTCTTCAAGTTCCGGGTGTTCGGCCGGCTGCGGCAGCGCTTCGGCCTGACGCTGCCCATGGTCGTGGGCGGACTGGGCATGGGCCTTCTGGGCATGCGCTATCCGCAATTTTTAAGCGGCGGCTACGGCTGGCTGGAGCTGTCCATCAACGGCCAACTGGGCCTGGGTTTCCTGGCCGGGCTGTTTTGCGGCAAGGTCCTGGCCACCTCCCTGACCGTGGGCTCGGGGATGTCCGGCGGCATGTTCGCCCCGGCGCTGTTTCTGGGCGGCTCGGCCGGAGGCATGGTCGGCCAGGTCGGCCACCTGCTGGCCCCGGGGATCGTCAGCCAGCCCGGCGGCTACACCCTGGTCGGCATGGCCACTTTTTTCGCCGGCGTGGCCCACGCCCCCATCGGGCCGCTGATCATGGTGAGCGAGATCACCCAGGGCTACGGCCTGCTGGCGCCCTTGATGCTCTGTTCGGCCGTGGCCCTGGTCCTTTGCGACGACCTCCACCTCTACGAAAACCAGGTGCGAAACAAGTTCGCCTCCCCGGCCCACGCCGCCGACGCCACCAACAACATCCTGGAGGCCGTGCCCGTCTCCAGCGTCTTCACGCCGGGCCGGGCCACCATCCTCGAGGAACGCGTGACGCTCAAGGCCCTGGCCCACATCATCTCGGCCACCAGCGCGCTGGTGTTCCCGGTCAAAAACGAGGCCGGCAAGCTCACCGGCATCCTGGCTCTCCAGGACGTGCGCGGCGTGGTCTTCGAGTCGAGCCTCCACGAACTGGTGCTGGTCAAGGAACTCATGCGGCCGGCCGTGGTGGTGCATCCGGACATGTCGCTCTACGACGCGCTCATGCTGTTCATCGAAACCGACCTCAGCCAGCTGCCGGTGGTGGACGCGCAACGCCCCGACACGGTACAGGGCATGCTCGGCCGACAGCACGTCTTCACGGCCTACTCGGCCACGCTGCGGCACTTGAAACAGGAAGCATAG
- a CDS encoding SpoIIE family protein phosphatase, with protein sequence MRIRSKFLFFLLAMVIIPLCGLGLYAWRQTGELGRGLAQGAAMALEKNASQELVQTVDMISESCADTLDLLETALSLTAREAVQLLEAPPGALPSGPVILASDYDNPAFPPELLTDLPGADVRATYDGLAFHLAPGLTAEAARPQMRALSGILPFYKTLFARHKTLMLFGYVGLASGLHCAYPGHGGYPASYDPRRRPWYQNAATSPGITWDIMTDAITRQVMATMALALRAADGRLLGVAGCDIPMGAIFPESDLSKAWTDKMRAMIVSFAHKDATGQAELAVVACRDYAQKSLDWSAPVELERLETPDRQALREVIDELAAGRAGVRRLPYRGQDTLLAFAPIASKELAVVLAAPRDMVVAEARTAEIRVLAAVSRMLGHIGWFVAGAVVIVAAISLPASRTITRPVLELAAAARKLASGDFSTRVAPGGKDEIGDLAKSFNDMTPQLLERVKLKNDMALAMEVQQNLLPGRPPTVDGLDVSALSLYCDETGGDYFDFLEFAQDDAAHADVVVGDVTGHGVSAALFMATGRALLRGRAMDRPGPGALLTEVNNLLCQDTHMTGRFITLFFLRLDLAAREILWCRAGHDPGLLYDPASDAFEQLMGSGIPLGAVAEWEYAEQRRPWFSPGQVLVLYTDGIHEARDGGEGDGMYGKERMEAIIRREAAKPASAIVNALVADLREFKAGAHLEDDVTLVVIKATA encoded by the coding sequence ATGCGTATCCGTTCGAAATTTCTTTTTTTCCTGTTGGCGATGGTCATCATTCCCCTGTGCGGCCTGGGGCTGTACGCCTGGCGGCAGACCGGGGAGCTCGGCCGGGGGCTGGCCCAGGGCGCGGCCATGGCCCTGGAGAAGAACGCCTCCCAGGAACTGGTCCAGACCGTGGACATGATCAGCGAATCCTGCGCCGACACCCTGGACCTGCTGGAAACCGCCCTGTCGCTGACGGCCCGCGAGGCCGTCCAGCTCCTCGAGGCCCCGCCCGGCGCCCTGCCGTCGGGCCCGGTCATCCTGGCCTCGGATTACGACAATCCCGCCTTTCCGCCGGAACTGCTGACCGACCTGCCCGGCGCGGACGTCCGGGCCACCTACGACGGCCTGGCCTTCCACCTGGCCCCGGGCCTGACAGCCGAGGCGGCCCGGCCGCAGATGCGCGCCCTCTCCGGCATCCTGCCCTTCTACAAGACGCTTTTCGCCCGCCACAAGACGCTCATGCTCTTCGGCTACGTGGGCCTGGCCTCGGGGCTGCACTGCGCCTATCCCGGCCACGGCGGCTATCCCGCCAGCTACGATCCCCGCCGCCGCCCGTGGTACCAGAACGCCGCCACCTCCCCGGGCATCACCTGGGACATCATGACCGACGCCATCACCCGGCAGGTCATGGCCACCATGGCCCTGGCCCTGCGCGCCGCCGACGGCCGGCTGCTGGGCGTGGCCGGCTGCGACATCCCCATGGGCGCGATTTTTCCCGAAAGCGACCTGTCCAAGGCCTGGACCGACAAGATGCGGGCCATGATCGTGTCCTTTGCCCACAAGGACGCCACCGGACAGGCGGAACTGGCGGTGGTGGCCTGCCGCGACTACGCCCAGAAGTCCCTGGACTGGTCGGCGCCGGTGGAACTCGAACGCCTGGAGACCCCGGACAGGCAGGCCCTGCGGGAAGTGATCGACGAGCTCGCGGCCGGCCGGGCCGGGGTGCGGCGCCTCCCCTACCGGGGCCAGGACACCTTGCTGGCCTTCGCGCCCATCGCCTCCAAGGAACTGGCCGTGGTCCTGGCCGCCCCCCGGGACATGGTGGTGGCCGAGGCCAGGACCGCCGAAATCCGGGTCCTGGCGGCCGTGTCCCGCATGCTCGGCCATATCGGCTGGTTCGTGGCCGGGGCGGTGGTGATCGTGGCCGCCATCTCCCTGCCCGCCTCGCGCACCATCACCCGGCCGGTGCTGGAACTGGCGGCGGCGGCGCGAAAACTGGCCTCGGGGGATTTTTCCACCCGGGTCGCCCCCGGCGGCAAGGACGAGATCGGCGATCTGGCCAAGTCGTTCAACGACATGACCCCGCAGCTCCTGGAACGGGTGAAGCTCAAAAACGACATGGCCCTGGCCATGGAGGTGCAGCAGAACCTGCTGCCGGGCCGGCCGCCCACCGTGGACGGGCTCGATGTGTCCGCCTTAAGCCTCTACTGCGACGAAACCGGCGGCGACTACTTCGATTTCCTGGAATTCGCCCAGGACGACGCCGCCCATGCCGACGTGGTGGTGGGTGACGTCACCGGGCATGGCGTGTCGGCGGCGCTTTTCATGGCCACGGGCCGGGCGCTGCTGCGCGGCCGGGCCATGGACCGGCCCGGGCCGGGGGCCCTTCTCACCGAGGTCAACAACCTGCTGTGCCAGGACACGCACATGACGGGCCGGTTCATCACGCTTTTCTTCCTGCGCCTGGACCTGGCCGCCCGGGAGATCCTGTGGTGCCGGGCCGGGCACGACCCGGGCCTGCTCTACGATCCGGCCAGCGACGCCTTCGAGCAGCTCATGGGCTCGGGCATCCCGCTGGGGGCCGTGGCCGAATGGGAATACGCCGAACAGCGCCGGCCGTGGTTTTCCCCGGGCCAGGTGCTGGTGCTCTACACCGACGGCATCCACGAGGCCCGCGACGGCGGCGAGGGGGACGGCATGTACGGCAAGGAGCGCATGGAGGCGATCATCCGCCGCGAGGCGGCCAAGCCGGCCTCGGCCATCGTCAACGCCCTGGTGGCCGACCTGCGCGAATTCAAGGCCGGGGCCCACCTGGAAGACGACGTGACCCTGGTGGTCATCAAGGCCACGGCCTAG
- a CDS encoding fructose-bisphosphate aldolase, with protein sequence MHGSDRKLARLFHPRTGRTVIAPLDHGVMEGMLSGLEELPQLLEMVASFPIQGVVLNKGALRAHLAEVPLFASAVAQLSGGTRHCLPPYARSLMCGAAEALRLGADVVAVMVNIANELEDRMLADLGAIVDEAHGLGVPVLAIIAPKGERVVNENDPTLINHCIRLGAELGADVTGVPYSGDARSFSRAVAGSSVPVVVTGGPSRPDFRSFSGMVADALAAGAAGTCIGRNVLQHPNPREAMRRIVEMVHGREELEAAEAALAEARAAQDAAGEPDAAAAGDGAGD encoded by the coding sequence ATGCACGGCAGCGATCGAAAATTGGCCAGGCTTTTCCACCCCCGCACGGGCAGGACGGTCATCGCCCCCCTGGATCACGGGGTCATGGAGGGGATGTTGAGCGGCCTGGAGGAGTTGCCGCAACTGCTCGAAATGGTGGCTTCGTTTCCCATCCAGGGCGTGGTGCTCAACAAGGGGGCCTTGCGCGCCCATCTGGCCGAGGTGCCGCTTTTCGCCTCGGCCGTGGCCCAGTTGTCCGGGGGCACGCGCCACTGCCTGCCGCCCTATGCCCGAAGCCTCATGTGCGGCGCGGCCGAGGCGCTTCGCCTGGGCGCGGACGTGGTGGCCGTGATGGTCAACATCGCCAACGAGCTGGAAGACCGCATGCTGGCCGATCTGGGCGCCATCGTGGACGAGGCCCACGGCCTGGGCGTGCCGGTCCTGGCCATCATCGCGCCCAAGGGCGAGCGGGTGGTCAACGAGAACGACCCGACGCTGATCAACCACTGCATCCGGCTTGGGGCCGAGCTTGGGGCCGACGTGACGGGCGTGCCCTATTCCGGGGACGCGCGCAGTTTTTCCCGGGCCGTGGCCGGGTCGTCGGTGCCGGTGGTGGTGACGGGCGGGCCGTCGCGGCCGGATTTTCGAAGCTTTTCCGGGATGGTGGCCGACGCCTTGGCCGCCGGCGCCGCCGGCACCTGCATCGGGCGCAACGTCTTGCAGCATCCCAACCCGCGTGAGGCCATGCGACGCATCGTGGAAATGGTCCACGGCCGCGAGGAACTGGAGGCGGCCGAAGCGGCCCTGGCCGAGGCCCGGGCCGCCCAGGACGCGGCCGGGGAACCCGACGCCGCCGCGGCCGGGGACGGCGCCGGGGATTAG
- a CDS encoding RsmB/NOP family class I SAM-dependent RNA methyltransferase: MPQRDAASPGPDTAGSSGRSFRLTCAPDKRELVEALLAATGHAWAPEPFSPWCRRLTAEPTPLGSSLAARFGYLHIQDRSSMLPPLLLAPPAGARVLDMCAAPGGKTGFVAQLVGPTGFVLGNEPSPDRLATLRQTLFRENLANAATCAQADLEPFFPEGFFSHILLDPPCSGWGTLDKNPQAARIWAGDKVAPLVALQRRLLATAARLLAPGGRLLYSTCTTNVAENEAQTRFALDHLPLLAVPLSPPAGFVFEAPARADVSGVLRVDSRASAAQGFYLALFEKTGGRVAAPEGRELPGAPVPEAALRAAGCDPAGLPPGEVRDFGGKAFFLHAGAAGLPAGLRYQGQALGTYRAGVFRPHARARLLLGPWREGAGLNEAALCRIEALLAGQSLTAEGPAARPGLYFRGLPLGFATRKGSRILWSDR; encoded by the coding sequence ATGCCGCAACGCGACGCCGCCTCCCCCGGCCCGGACACCGCCGGGTCGTCCGGCCGCTCCTTCCGCCTGACCTGCGCGCCCGACAAGCGGGAACTCGTGGAGGCGCTTTTGGCCGCCACCGGCCACGCCTGGGCTCCGGAGCCCTTTTCCCCGTGGTGCCGGCGGCTGACGGCCGAACCGACGCCCCTGGGCTCGTCCCTGGCCGCCCGCTTCGGCTACCTGCACATCCAGGACCGCTCGTCCATGCTGCCGCCGCTGCTGCTGGCCCCGCCGGCCGGGGCGCGGGTGCTCGACATGTGCGCCGCGCCGGGCGGCAAGACCGGGTTTGTGGCCCAGCTCGTCGGGCCGACCGGTTTCGTCCTTGGCAACGAGCCCTCGCCGGACCGGCTGGCAACGCTTCGCCAGACGCTTTTCCGCGAGAACCTGGCCAATGCCGCCACCTGCGCCCAGGCCGACCTGGAGCCGTTTTTCCCCGAAGGCTTTTTCAGCCACATCCTGCTCGATCCGCCGTGCAGCGGCTGGGGCACCCTGGACAAGAACCCGCAAGCCGCCAGGATCTGGGCCGGGGACAAGGTGGCGCCCCTGGTCGCCCTGCAGCGCAGGCTCCTGGCCACGGCCGCCAGGCTGCTGGCCCCGGGCGGGCGGCTGCTCTATTCCACCTGCACCACCAACGTGGCCGAAAACGAGGCGCAGACGCGCTTCGCCCTGGATCACCTGCCCCTTTTGGCCGTGCCGCTTTCCCCGCCGGCCGGTTTCGTCTTCGAGGCCCCGGCCCGGGCCGACGTGTCGGGGGTGTTGCGGGTGGACAGCCGGGCCTCGGCGGCGCAAGGATTCTATCTGGCCCTTTTCGAGAAAACCGGCGGCCGGGTGGCCGCGCCCGAGGGCCGGGAACTGCCCGGCGCGCCGGTGCCGGAGGCGGCCCTGCGCGCCGCCGGCTGCGACCCGGCCGGGTTGCCGCCCGGGGAGGTCCGGGACTTCGGCGGCAAGGCGTTTTTCCTGCACGCCGGCGCGGCCGGGCTGCCGGCCGGGCTGCGCTACCAGGGCCAGGCCCTGGGCACGTACCGGGCCGGGGTGTTCCGGCCCCATGCCCGGGCCAGGCTGCTCCTTGGCCCCTGGCGCGAAGGCGCGGGCTTGAACGAGGCGGCGCTTTGCCGTATCGAGGCGCTCCTGGCCGGGCAAAGCCTGACGGCCGAGGGCCCGGCGGCGCGGCCGGGGCTCTATTTCCGGGGCCTGCCCCTGGGGTTCGCGACCCGCAAGGGCTCGCGCATCCTGTGGTCGGACAGGTAA
- a CDS encoding DedA family protein — MEFLMHFVDVVLHVDKYLNAIAADYGTWTYFILFMIVFCETGLVVTPFLPGDSLLFATGALCGGGVLNPNLIFVLLVAAAFIGDNLNYWIGRRVGPAVFEREKTRFFKKEYLLRAHAFYERHGGKTVIIARFVPIVRTFSPFVAGIARMTYAHFLAYSITGAVIWVGLFVYTGYFFGNMPFIKRNFSVVIVAIIILSVLPGVIEYLRHRRAAAKAQ; from the coding sequence ATGGAGTTTCTCATGCATTTCGTGGATGTCGTGCTGCATGTCGACAAATACTTGAACGCCATCGCCGCCGATTACGGGACCTGGACCTACTTCATCTTGTTCATGATCGTTTTTTGCGAGACGGGCCTGGTGGTCACGCCGTTTCTGCCCGGCGATTCGCTGCTGTTCGCCACGGGGGCACTGTGCGGCGGCGGCGTACTGAATCCCAACCTGATCTTCGTGCTGCTGGTGGCGGCGGCCTTCATCGGCGACAACCTCAACTACTGGATCGGCCGCCGTGTCGGGCCGGCGGTCTTCGAGCGCGAAAAGACACGCTTTTTCAAGAAGGAATACCTGCTGCGCGCCCACGCCTTCTACGAGCGCCACGGTGGCAAGACGGTCATCATCGCCCGGTTCGTGCCCATCGTGCGCACGTTTTCGCCGTTCGTGGCCGGCATCGCCCGCATGACCTACGCCCACTTTCTGGCCTACAGCATCACCGGGGCCGTCATCTGGGTGGGGCTTTTCGTCTACACCGGCTACTTTTTCGGCAACATGCCGTTTATCAAGCGCAATTTCAGCGTGGTCATCGTGGCCATCATCATCCTCTCGGTGCTGCCCGGGGTCATCGAATACCTCCGGCACCGCCGGGCCGCGGCCAAGGCCCAATAG
- a CDS encoding lytic transglycosylase domain-containing protein, with product MRSFAVAVLAGATLLFSPPRAGAYTLWGYEDDYGLVHLSEWRQSDEYVLVYEGPKDPKMGFAAIKKRIHDLGAVSKDRKDGWILEATRSYVRMGTAPLGPGGYPEVIESGPLLDLVRDKSRACGLDPELLYAVIEQESRFQAGAVSPKGAAGLMQLMPATQATFGVADPFDPERNVATGARFLQGLISRFGDLSLALAAYNAGPETVARCGGIPDIAETRNYVARILHRYAMLKESHPGLGAKKDLASAVGKAKGKGKKN from the coding sequence ATGCGATCGTTTGCCGTTGCCGTCCTTGCGGGCGCGACCCTCCTTTTCTCCCCGCCACGGGCGGGCGCCTACACCCTGTGGGGCTACGAGGACGACTACGGCCTCGTGCATTTAAGCGAATGGCGGCAAAGCGACGAATACGTCCTGGTCTACGAAGGCCCCAAGGACCCGAAAATGGGTTTCGCGGCCATCAAAAAGCGCATCCACGACCTGGGCGCGGTCTCGAAAGACCGCAAGGACGGCTGGATTCTCGAAGCCACCCGGTCCTATGTCCGCATGGGCACGGCGCCGCTTGGGCCCGGCGGCTATCCCGAGGTCATCGAATCCGGGCCGCTGCTCGACCTCGTGCGCGACAAGAGCCGGGCCTGCGGCCTGGACCCGGAACTGCTCTACGCCGTCATCGAGCAGGAATCCCGCTTCCAGGCCGGCGCCGTCTCGCCCAAGGGCGCGGCCGGGCTCATGCAGCTCATGCCCGCGACCCAAGCCACCTTCGGCGTGGCCGATCCCTTTGACCCGGAACGCAACGTGGCCACCGGGGCCAGGTTCCTGCAGGGGCTGATCAGCCGCTTCGGCGACCTGTCCCTGGCCCTGGCCGCCTACAACGCCGGCCCCGAGACCGTGGCCCGTTGCGGCGGCATCCCCGACATCGCCGAGACGCGCAACTACGTCGCGCGCATCCTGCACCGCTACGCCATGCTCAAGGAGAGCCACCCCGGCCTGGGCGCGAAAAAGGACCTGGCCTCGGCCGTTGGCAAGGCCAAGGGGAAGGGGAAGAAGAATTAA
- a CDS encoding FmdE family protein — protein sequence MSNLTERWANDSSIGPYTFEAFLDVAAAFHGNPAPGLIIGGFMVDAARAFLPEGTLFDAVVETKKCLPDAVQILTPPSYGNGWMRVLNLGRYALTLYDKHTGAGYRAWLDPEHMRAWPEIHAWYLKTKPKKEQDRARLFAEIKAGGRTLCKVAPVVVRPDFMAKPHMGAIGVCPVCGEGYPKADGAICRGCAGEAPYRRDGESPRLRAMPVGEAAGRRALHDMTRIVPGTSKGVEFSAGADITAGDVCRLQTMGKNQVYVEDLSEPVGDFVHENEAALAFAQAMCGPGLVTSGPPREGKVELVAAVDGFFTVDKDRLTAFNLIEGVMCASRQSHLVVEAGKPVAGCRAIPLYLPRRVFEAAMHVLADGPLFVVRPMRRPRTGVLVTGTEIHSGLIEDKFEPVVRGKVEALGGSVVAAVTVPDDRAAVAAGVAKLLAAGADLIVTTAGLSVDPDDVTRLGLDDAGLADAVHGMPILPGAMAIVGHIGDVDVIGVPACALFHRTTSFDLLLPRVLAGVAITRRELAGLAEGAMCLSCRACTYPKCPFGK from the coding sequence ATGTCTAATTTAACAGAACGTTGGGCCAACGACAGCTCCATCGGGCCGTACACCTTCGAGGCGTTTCTCGACGTCGCCGCGGCCTTTCACGGCAATCCCGCGCCGGGGCTGATCATCGGCGGGTTCATGGTGGACGCGGCCCGGGCGTTTCTGCCCGAGGGGACGCTGTTCGACGCCGTGGTGGAAACGAAAAAGTGCCTGCCCGACGCGGTGCAGATCCTCACCCCCCCCAGCTACGGCAACGGCTGGATGCGCGTGCTGAACCTCGGCCGCTACGCCCTGACGCTTTACGACAAGCACACCGGCGCCGGCTACCGGGCCTGGCTCGACCCCGAGCACATGCGGGCCTGGCCCGAGATCCACGCCTGGTACCTCAAGACCAAACCCAAAAAGGAACAGGACCGGGCAAGGCTTTTCGCCGAGATCAAGGCCGGCGGCCGGACCCTGTGCAAGGTGGCTCCGGTGGTGGTGCGCCCGGATTTCATGGCCAAGCCCCACATGGGGGCCATCGGCGTGTGCCCGGTGTGCGGCGAGGGCTATCCCAAGGCCGACGGGGCCATCTGCCGGGGCTGCGCCGGCGAGGCCCCCTACCGCCGCGACGGCGAGTCCCCCCGGCTTCGGGCCATGCCCGTGGGCGAGGCCGCCGGCCGGCGGGCGCTGCACGACATGACCCGCATCGTGCCGGGCACCTCCAAGGGCGTGGAATTCTCCGCCGGCGCGGACATCACCGCCGGCGACGTCTGCCGCCTCCAGACCATGGGCAAAAACCAGGTCTACGTGGAAGACCTGTCCGAGCCCGTGGGCGATTTCGTGCACGAAAACGAGGCCGCCCTGGCCTTTGCCCAGGCCATGTGCGGCCCGGGGCTCGTGACCTCCGGCCCGCCGCGCGAGGGCAAGGTGGAGCTCGTCGCCGCAGTGGACGGCTTTTTCACCGTGGACAAGGACCGCCTGACCGCCTTCAACCTGATCGAGGGGGTCATGTGCGCCAGCCGCCAGAGCCATCTGGTGGTGGAGGCGGGCAAGCCCGTGGCCGGCTGCCGGGCCATTCCGCTGTACCTTCCCCGGCGCGTCTTCGAGGCGGCCATGCACGTGCTGGCCGACGGCCCGCTTTTCGTGGTGCGGCCCATGCGCAGGCCCAGAACGGGCGTGCTGGTCACGGGCACGGAGATCCACTCGGGGCTCATCGAGGACAAGTTCGAGCCGGTGGTGCGCGGCAAGGTCGAGGCGCTGGGCGGCTCGGTGGTGGCCGCCGTCACGGTGCCGGACGACCGGGCGGCCGTGGCCGCGGGCGTGGCCAAGTTGCTTGCCGCCGGGGCCGACCTCATCGTCACCACGGCCGGGCTGTCCGTCGACCCCGACGACGTCACGCGCCTGGGCCTCGACGACGCCGGCCTGGCCGACGCCGTCCACGGCATGCCGATTTTGCCCGGGGCCATGGCCATCGTCGGGCACATCGGCGACGTGGACGTCATCGGCGTGCCGGCCTGTGCGCTGTTTCACCGCACCACGAGCTTCGACCTGCTGCTGCCCCGGGTGCTGGCCGGGGTGGCCATCACCCGCCGGGAGCTGGCCGGGCTGGCCGAGGGCGCCATGTGCCTGTCCTGCCGGGCCTGCACCTATCCCAAATGTCCCTTCGGCAAATAG
- a CDS encoding MarR family transcriptional regulator: protein MEHTPPSADDLRPFPLRQSLGFLLVRTALKLRLLGNVILQEAGEDITVDQWGILNLLWEADGQTPVELARRADKDKPNVTRLLKILEDKKLVARRPDPKDRRSHHIVLTEAGAALKGQLLAHGVSCYERACQGLSKQEVETLKSLLNRVYANVS from the coding sequence ATGGAACACACGCCGCCCTCCGCCGACGACCTGCGTCCCTTTCCCCTGCGCCAGTCCCTGGGCTTTCTGCTCGTGCGCACGGCGCTCAAGCTGCGCCTTCTGGGCAACGTCATCTTGCAGGAAGCCGGCGAGGACATCACCGTGGACCAGTGGGGGATTCTCAACCTGCTGTGGGAAGCCGACGGCCAGACGCCGGTGGAACTGGCCCGGCGCGCCGACAAGGACAAGCCCAACGTCACGCGGTTGCTGAAAATCCTCGAAGACAAGAAGCTCGTCGCCCGCCGGCCCGATCCCAAGGACCGCCGCAGCCACCACATCGTGCTGACCGAGGCCGGGGCCGCCCTCAAGGGCCAACTCCTCGCCCACGGCGTCAGCTGCTACGAGCGGGCCTGCCAGGGCCTGTCCAAGCAGGAAGTCGAGACCCTTAAAAGCCTTCTCAACCGCGTCTACGCCAACGTTTCGTAG